The sequence CTGCCGGTCACCGTGCACATGGGCGGCCACGGCGCCGAGAGCGCCGCTCGCGGCCTGGCGTTCCTCGACGCCCACCGGCTGATGGACCACCCGGCCACGTACGTCCACGCCAACTTCTACACCGACGAGGACCTGAAGCGGATCGCCGGAAGCGGCGGGACGGTCTCCGTCGCCCCCGCCATCGAGGCCGCACTGGACATCGGCGCCCCGCCCACCGGACGTGCCCGCGGCGCGGGCGCCGCGACCGGGCTCGGCGCCGACACGGTCGCCTCCGGCCCCGGCGACATGTTCAGCGTGATGCGCGCCGCCTACGTCCTCGAACGGGGACGCCCGGACGGCGCCGGCCTCGGCTTCACCACCGCCGACGCCCTGCGGACGGCCACGATCGAGGGCGCCGAGGTCGCGGGGCTCGCGGACGTCACCGGATCGCTGACCCCGGGCAAGCAGGCCGACCTCCTCGTCCTGCGCACCGACACCTTCGGCCTCGCGGCGGCCCACGACCCCATCGCGGCCGTGGTCCTGGCGGCGGACACCCGCAACGTCGACACCGTCCTGGTCGGCGGACGGGTGGTCAAGCGCGGGGGAGTGCTGCGCGGACATGACGTCCCCGCCCTCCTGGCGCGCCTGTCGGACTCCGCCGCGCACGTGACGGCCGCCTGAACCGTCGGCCGCGCGTGGCATGCTGATCGGCGTGGAGATAACGATCCGCGTCGCCGACGAGCTGCTGATGTTCCTGCCCGCCACCCGGCGGGAGTCCCCGGCGCGGGTGCCCTTCGACGGAACCTCGACGCTGGGGCACCTCGTGGAGTCGCTGGGCGTCCCGCTGCCCGAGGCGGGCCCGATGACCGCCGACGGCGAGCCCGCCGGGCCCGCCACCCGGCCGGACGCCGGGGCCGAGGTCCGCGTCGCGGCGGTGCCGCGCCCCCAGCCCGTGCCGCTGGAGCCGGGCCAGGTCGCCCCCCGCTTCCTCCTGGACGTGCACCTCGGCACGCTGGCCCGGCGCATGCGCCTGCTCGGCCTCGACACCGCCTACCACAACGACATGGACGACCCGGCGCTCGTCGTCCAGGCCAACGAGGAGCGCCGCGTCCTGCTCACCCAGGACCGCGGCCTCCTGCGCCGCCGCGCCCTGTGGTTCGGCGCCTACGTCCGCGGCTCGCGGCCGGACGACCAGCTCCGCGACCTGCTCGACCGCTTCGCGCCCGTCCTGCGGCCGTGGACGCGCTGCACCGCCTGCAACGGCGAGCTCGTCCCCGTCGACAAGGAGGAGATCGAGCGCGAGCTGCGGGCGGGCACGCGCCGCAGCTACGACGTCTACGGCCGCTGCGCCGGGTGCGGGCAGGTCTACTGGCGCGGGGCGCACGGCGACCACCTTGAGGAGATCGTCCGCGACGCGACGCGTCTGGTCGCCTCCCTCCGGGGGAACGGAACCGGACGGACCGGCGCCGCGGTCTGATCACGAAGACGGAGAGGAGCTGGTCGCGATCGATCTCGTGGTGGTGGGGGCGGCGATCCTCGCGGACGGGCGGCTGCTGGCCGCCCAGCGCGCCGAGCCGCCGCACATGGCGGGCGGCTGGGAGCTCCCCGGCGGCAAGGTCGACCCCGGGGAGTCGGACGAGGACGCCCTGGTACGCGAGTGCCACGAGGAACTGGCCGTGAAGGTGCGCCTCGTCCGCCGCGTCGGCGGCGACTGGCGCCTGAGCGAGCGCGCCGTCCTGCGCGTCTGGACGGCCGAGCTGGCAGAAGGCGAGCCCCAGCCTCTGGAACACCTGGAACTCCGCTGGCTGACCCCGCCCGAGCTCTACGACGTCGACTGGCTCCCCGGCGACCGCCCAGTGATAGACCTCCTGGCCGCCCAGGGCCTCACCTAGAACCTCCTGAACCCGGGCCCGCCCCGCGGGGATCCACCCGGGCGCCCAAGCCCGAACGCGCCGACCCTGGCCACCGCCGAAACCAAGCAACAACCTGAAGGACCGCGATCGCGTCCGGAGGCAGGTTCGAGCGAAGCGTGAATCTGATCGAGATCGGCCGAGCACCCAAGCCGTTCACGACCGACCTCAGCCGCCACAGCAACCCCGCAACAACCCCAAGGGCCGCGATCGCGTCCGAAGGCAGGTTCAAGCGAAGCGAGAACCTGATCGCGCAGCGAGCCGCAAGGCGAGACGAAGCGATGCCAGCGATCGCCCGCGTTTATCGACGATGGAGGGCCGCCAGGCCCGAAGGAGGAGAAAAACGCTAAGAAATACGGTTCGCGCCTGCGAAGTCCGAGCGGTCGGAGAGTTTGGAGATTTTGACCACATCGCCGGTCTGGGGGGCGTGGAGGTACTTGCCGTCGCCCAGGTAGATGCCCATGTGGTGCAGGTTGCCGCCGAAGTACACGAGGTCGCCGGAGCGGAGCGCGCCGCGCGAGACCTTGGTTCCCATGGCGAACAGGTCGCCGGTGTAGTGCGGGAGGCCGGGCTTGCCGACCTGGCCGTAGGCCCAGACGACGAGGCCGGAGCAGTCGAAGCTGCTCGGTCCGGCGGCGGCCCACACGTACGGGGAGCCGAGCTTGGTGAGCGCCTTGCGGGCCATCTTCGCGGGCAGGCCGGAGCCCTTGACGGTGGCGCTGAGGCCGGTGCGCGGGTCGCTCGCGTGGGTGGTGGTCAGCTTGTCGAGGCGCTTCATCACCTCGGAGACCTTGGTCCTGGCCGCCTCGCGCGCCTTCTTGGCGTCGTCCCAGGCCTTCTTGACCTGGGCGGTCTTCGCCTTCGCGGTGCGCTCCGCGGCGTCGGCCTGGTCGATCTGCTTCTTCAGGGCGAGGACGGCTGTGGCCTGGCTCTGCGCGAGGTAGGCGCGGTCGGACAGCCCCTCGGGGGAGGCGCCGGAGCCGAAGAGGACGTCGGGGCTGCCGGCCATGTAGTTCGCGGCGGCCAGGGCGCCGAGCCGCCGGCGGGCGGGCTCGGCGAGGGCGCGCAGCCGCTCGGCCTCCTTGGTGGCGTCCTGCTCGGCCTTGCGGGCC is a genomic window of Actinomadura citrea containing:
- a CDS encoding amidohydrolase family protein; translation: MTTTLLITNGLVIDTAPEPTVLGTADVLVEDGRIAAVGPDLAAPDGAETIDATGHIVMPGFVDTHRHTWQAGIRAALPDGTLPAYLRRVLGELAPRYRPDDVFAGTLAGSLECLDSGITTLVDWSHIQLSPDHTEANIAALRAAGIRAVFGYCYGGDGDLGALAAETGRVHREHFAAPGGTVTMAMAALGPEIAGEERALAEWRTAREFGLPVTVHMGGHGAESAARGLAFLDAHRLMDHPATYVHANFYTDEDLKRIAGSGGTVSVAPAIEAALDIGAPPTGRARGAGAATGLGADTVASGPGDMFSVMRAAYVLERGRPDGAGLGFTTADALRTATIEGAEVAGLADVTGSLTPGKQADLLVLRTDTFGLAAAHDPIAAVVLAADTRNVDTVLVGGRVVKRGGVLRGHDVPALLARLSDSAAHVTAA
- a CDS encoding Mut7-C ubiquitin/RNAse domain-containing protein, with product MFLPATRRESPARVPFDGTSTLGHLVESLGVPLPEAGPMTADGEPAGPATRPDAGAEVRVAAVPRPQPVPLEPGQVAPRFLLDVHLGTLARRMRLLGLDTAYHNDMDDPALVVQANEERRVLLTQDRGLLRRRALWFGAYVRGSRPDDQLRDLLDRFAPVLRPWTRCTACNGELVPVDKEEIERELRAGTRRSYDVYGRCAGCGQVYWRGAHGDHLEEIVRDATRLVASLRGNGTGRTGAAV
- a CDS encoding (deoxy)nucleoside triphosphate pyrophosphohydrolase, whose protein sequence is MDLVVVGAAILADGRLLAAQRAEPPHMAGGWELPGGKVDPGESDEDALVRECHEELAVKVRLVRRVGGDWRLSERAVLRVWTAELAEGEPQPLEHLELRWLTPPELYDVDWLPGDRPVIDLLAAQGLT
- a CDS encoding NlpC/P60 family protein encodes the protein MAPDSHRRRRVLPTATATLLLIGLGATAPNLAHAAQPFRPASAPSAPSPTPTTEKGLRKSLDALNEEAEILTEKFNKARVEFNKARKAEQDATKEAERLRALAEPARRRLGALAAANYMAGSPDVLFGSGASPEGLSDRAYLAQSQATAVLALKKQIDQADAAERTAKAKTAQVKKAWDDAKKAREAARTKVSEVMKRLDKLTTTHASDPRTGLSATVKGSGLPAKMARKALTKLGSPYVWAAAGPSSFDCSGLVVWAYGQVGKPGLPHYTGDLFAMGTKVSRGALRSGDLVYFGGNLHHMGIYLGDGKYLHAPQTGDVVKISKLSDRSDFAGANRIS